From a region of the Theobroma cacao cultivar B97-61/B2 chromosome 8, Criollo_cocoa_genome_V2, whole genome shotgun sequence genome:
- the LOC18591746 gene encoding protein MULTIPLE CHLOROPLAST DIVISION SITE 1, with amino-acid sequence MASVWSLHFHSLPFQPSIRGWKDRVSSDGTPFLLHRSLSQQLSWIQLTTNRRFLLRAINDSVSSDEDQRAQNEVADTAKQTLVVDSKDPLSTFQESIASFPPVVFLMKKCPGNNFAIGLCTAIAILVVAARAYMARKSRQSHPGSVADLVRRGQLRSDRRGISRPLKYEDPFNNPFVKVGKSNSTVEMCGKLYRLAPVTLTNEQQAIHQKRRSRAYPWKRPTIFLKEGDSIPPDVDPDTVRWIPANHPFATTANDIDEDLAQNNVYQKHGVPFRIQAEHEALQRKLEALQNEEKLNNLFIDSRNAKDFQRPFKLNARPDELAEEGPTNNHAVDNKPPEPERASNSIESNLSSEETQKP; translated from the exons GTGGAAGGACCGGGTTTCTTCAGATGGAACACCTTTCCTGCTACATCGTAGCCTAAGCCAACAGCTAAGCTGGATTCAGCTAACAACTAACAGAAGGTTTTTGCTGAGAGCCATCAATGATTCAGTGAGCTCCGATGAGGACCAGCGTGCCCAAAATGAGGTGGCTGATACGGCAAAACAGACTCTGGTCGTAGATTCCAAAGACCCACTTTCCACCTTTCAGGAATCCATTGCATCTTTCCCTCCAGTTGTTTTTCTG ATGAAAAAATGCCCCGGAAATAACTTTGCGATTGGGTTGTGCACTGCAATTGCAATTCTGGTTGTTGCTGCGAGAGCATACATGGCGAGGAAGTCAAGGCAGAGCCATCCTGGTTCCGTAGCTGATCTTGTAAGGCGTGGCCAGCTAAGATCAGATAGAAGAGGCAT ATCAAGACCTCTCAAGTATGAAGACCCATTTAATAATCCATTTGTGAAGGTTGGCAAGAGTAATTCAACTGTAGAGATGTGTGGAAAGCTTTATCGCTTAGCTCCAGTTACACTTACCAATGAGCAACAAGCTATCCATCAGAAAAGGAGGTCAAGAGCATACCCGTGGAAGAGACCTACAATATTCCTTAAAGAGGGGGATTCAATTCCTCCTGATGTTGACCCTGACACAGTCAGATGGATTCCTGCAAATCATCCTTTTGCAACCACTGCTAATGACATTGATGAAGACCTGGCACAAAACAATGTGtaccaaaaacatggtgttcCATTCCGTATTCAAGCTGAGCACGAGGCACTGCAGAGAAAGCTTGAAGCTCTACAAAAT gaggaaaaattgaataatttatttattgacaGTAGAAATGCTAAAGATTTCCAGAGACCATTCAAATTAAATGCCAGGCCAGATGAACTTGCCGAGGAGGGCCCCACTAACAATCATGCAGTTGACAATAAACCCCCTGAACCAGAGCGTGCCTCCAATTCCATTGAAAGCAACTTGTCTTCTGAGGAAACGCAGAAACCCTGA
- the LOC18591747 gene encoding monosaccharide-sensing protein 2: protein MRGAALVAIAATIGNFLQGWDNATIAGAIVYIKEDLNLGTSVEGLVVAMSLIGATVITTCSGAISDWLGRRPMLIISSILYFVSGLVMLWSPNVYVLCIARLLDGFGIGLAVTLVPVYISETAPSEIRGLLNTLPQFTGSGGMFLSYCMVFGMSLMDSPSWRLMLGILSIPSLLYFALTVFYLPESPRWLVSKGKMLEAKQVLQRLRGREDVSGEMALLVEGLGIGGETSIEEYIIGPADELADGQEPTADKDKIRLYGPQEGLSWVAKPVTGQSILGLASRQGSMVNQSVPLMDPLVTLFGSVHEKLPETGSMRSMLFPNFGSMFSTAEPHGKNEHWDEESLQREGDDYASDAAGGDSDDNLHSPLISRQTTSLEKDMVPPASHGSILSMRRHSTLVQDSGEQVGSTGIGGGWQLAWKWSEQEGEDGKKEGGFKRIYLHQEGVPGSRRGSLVSLPGNDMPAEGEFIQAAALVSQPALYSKELMNQHPVGPAMVHPSETASKGPIWAALLDPGVKRALLVGVGIQILQQFSGINGVLYYTPQILEEAGVEVLLSNLGLSSDSASFLISAFTTLLMLPCIGVAMKLMDISGRRRLLLTTIPVLIVSLIILVFSEIVDLGTVVNAAISTACVIIYFCCFVMGYGPIPNILCSEIFPTRVRGLCIAICALVYWIGDIIVTYTLPVMLSSIGLAGVFGIYAVVCVISLVFVFLKVPETKGMPLEVITEFFAVGARQAAATKNE, encoded by the exons ATGAGGGGAGCTGCTCTTGTAGCCATTGCTGCTACAATTGGTAACTTTTTGCAGGGATGGGATAATGCTACGATTGCTG GAGCAATTGTGTACATCAAGGAGGACCTCAATCTGGGAACTAGCGTTGAAGGTCTTGTCGTGGCTATGTCACTCATAGGAGCCACAGTTATTACAACATGCTCAGGAGCTATATCAGATTGGCTTGGACGGCGACCAATGCTGATAATTTCTTCAATCCTTTATTTTGTTAGTGGTTTGGTGATGTTGTGGTCACCTAATGTATATGTCTTATGCATAGCCAGGCTATTAGATGGATTTGGAATTGGTTTAGCAGTTACTCTTGTCCCAGTCTATATATCTGAGACTGCTCCATCAGAAATAAGGGGATTGTTAAATACACTACCACAATTCACTGGTTCTGGGGGGATGTTTTTATCATATTGTATGGTTTTTGGGATGTCATTGATGGACTCACCAAGTTGGAGGTTGATGCTTGGGATTTTATCGATCCCTTCTCTCCTATATTTTGCCTTAACAGTCTTTTATTTGCCTGAATCTCCTCGGTGGCTTGTGAGTAAAGGGAAGATGCTTGAGGCAAAACAGGTTCTTCAGAGGTTACGTGGCAGGGAAGATGTTTCAG GTGAGATGGCTTTGCTGGTTGAGGGCCTTGGCATTGGAGGTGAAACTTCTATAGAAGAATACATAATAGGTCCAGCTGATGAACTTGCTGATGGTCAGGAACCTACTGCTGATAAAGACAAAATCAGATTATATGGACCTCAAGAGGGCCTGTCTTGGGTTGCCAAACCCGTCACTGGACAAAGCATCCTTGGTCTTGCCTCTCGCCAGGGAAGCATGGTGAACCAAAGTGTACCCCTTATGGACCCTCTCGTGACATTATTTGGCAGTGTGCACGAAAAGCTTCCAGAGACAGGGAGTATGCGTAGTATGCTTTTTCCCAATTTTGGAAGCATGTTTAGTACAGCAGAGCCTCATGGCAAAAATGAGCACTGGGATGAAGAGAGCCTGCAGAGGGAGGGTGATGACTACGCATCAGATGCTGCAGGAGGGGACTCTGATGACAATTTGCATAGCCCATTGATCTCACGTCAGACAACAAGCTTGGAAAAGGACATGGTTCCCCCAGCTTCCCATGGCAGTATTCTAAGCATGAGACGCCATAGCACTCTTGTGCAAGATAGTGGAGAACAAGTTGGTAGTACAGGAATTGGAGGTGGTTGGCAGTTGGCATGGAAATGGTCTGAGCAAGAAGGTGAGGATGGAAAGAAGGAAGGAGggtttaaaaggatttatttgCACCAGGAGGGAGTCCCTGGATCTCGACGTGGGTCTCTTGTATCACTTCCTGGTAATGATATGCCTGCAGAAGGTGAGTTTATCCAGGCTGCTGCTCTAGTGAGCCAACCTGCTCTTTATTCAAAGGAGCTTATGAATCAGCATCCTGTCGGACCAGCAATGGTTCATCCGTCTGAAACTGCTTCAAAAGGACCAATTTGGGCTGCTCTTCTTGACCCAGGAGTGAAGCGTGCATTATTAGTTGGGGTTGGGATTCAGATACTTCAACAG TTCTCTGGCATAAATGGAGTTCTCTACTACACTCCTCAAATTCTTGAAGAGGCAGGCGTTGAAGTGCTTCTTTCAAACTTGGGCCTTAGTTCAGATTCAGCATCATTTCTTATTAGCGCATTCACAACCTTGCTGATGCTTCCCTGTATAGGTGTAGCCATGAAACTCATGGATATATCAGGCAGAAG GCGGCTGCTACTGACCACAATTCCTGTGCTTATAGTGTCACTTATCATTCTAGTTTTTAGCGAAATTGTGGATTTGGGTACAGTAGTAAATGCTGCTATCTCAACTGCATGTGTTATCATCTACTTCTGCTGCTTTGTCATGGGCTATGGACCAATTCCGAATATCCTCTGCTCTGAGATCTTTCCAACAAGGGTCCGTGGCCTTTGTATTGCAATCTGTGCTTTGGTTTACTGGATTGGAGATATCATTGTTACCTACACTCTGCCTGTAATGCTCAGTTCCATAGGCCTTGCTGGCGTCTTCGGAATCTATGCTGTTGTATGCGTCATCTCTTTGGTCTTTGTCTTCCTGAAAGTCCCGGAGACCAAAGGCATGCCACTTGAAGTTATTACTGAGTTCTTTGCTGTTGGTGCAAGACAGGCTGCTGCTACCAAGAATGAGTAA
- the LOC18591748 gene encoding transcription factor bHLH96: MALEAVVYPQDPFTYACKDFYLVGGGAWGYDFCFQEEDKALLGILDNNIEQGSSPHLHANWDSSSTSVMQHAQEWDPYSSPEACTVDQSLPGGSFPPMEAPAAAAATATTTTTNSRRKRRRTRSSKNKEELENQRMTHITVERNRRKQMNEYLTVLRSLMPPSYVQRGDQASIIGGAINFVKELEQLLQSMEAHKRTTQQPEHNGYSSPFAEFFTFPQFSTHATQCNNPQSMAAEPMAAAESVADIEVTMVETHANLKILSKKRPRQLLKLVAGLQSLRLTILHLNVTTVEEMALYSISVKVEEGCHLNTVDEIAAAVNQMLRGIQEEAAFS; this comes from the exons ATGGCATTAGAGGCAGTAGTTTACCCTCAAGACCCATTTACTTATGCTTGCAAGGACTTCTACCTTGTGGGAGGGGGAGCTTGGGGCTATGACTTCTGCTTCCAAGAAGAAGATAAAGCCCTTCTTGGAATTCTTGACAACAACATAGAGCAAGGGAGTAGTCCTCATCTCCATGCAAATTGGGACTCCTCATCTACTTCGGTCATGCAACATGCACAGGAATGGGATCCTTATTCTTCACCTGAAGCTTGCACTGTTGATCAATCTCTCCCTGGAGGATCATTCCCTCCGATGGAAGCTCCAGCAGCTGCCGCAGCAACAGCAACAACGACGACGACGAACAGTAGGCGAAAACGTCGTCGCACCAGGAGCAGCAAGAACAAAGAAGAGCTAGAGAATCAAAGAATGACTCATATTACTGTCGAACGCAATCGCCGGAAACAAATGAATGAGTACCTCACTGTGCTCAGATCTTTGATGCCACCTTCTTATGTTCAAAGG GGTGATCAGGCATCGATTATTGGCGGAGCGATTAATTTTGTTAAGGAATTAGAGCAGCTTTTGCAGTCCATGGAGGCTCATAAGAGGACTACTCAGCAACCAGAACACAATGGCTACTCTTCACCGTTTGCTGAGTTTTTCACCTTTCCACAATTCTCAACTCATGCAACTCAGTGCAACAACCCCCAGTCCATGGCAGCTGAGCCAATGGCAGCCGCCGAAAGCGTGGCGGACATAGAAGTGACCATGGTGGAGACCCATGCCAACCTCAAGATACTCTCAAAGAAACGACCCAGGCAGCTCCTGAAACTGGTTGCTGGTTTGCAAAGCCTAAGGCTTACCATTCTCCACCTCAATGTCACAACTGTTGAAGAAATGGCTTTGTATTCAATTAGCGTCAAG GTTGAGGAAGGATGCCATCTGAACACTGTTGATGAAATTGCAGCTGCTGTTAATCAAATGCTGCGCGGAATCCAAGAAGAAGCTGCTTTTAGCTGA